One window from the genome of Bacillus weihaiensis encodes:
- the gatB gene encoding Asp-tRNA(Asn)/Glu-tRNA(Gln) amidotransferase subunit GatB: MEFETVIGLEVHVELKTDSKIFSSAPNHFGADPNTNTTVVELGYPGVLPVLNKKVVDFAMKACMALNCEVATETKFDRKNYFYPDNPKAYQISQFDKPIGENGYIDIEVNGETKRIGITRIHMEEDAGKLIHSNDGYSLVDLNRQGTPLIEIVSEPDIRTPEEAYAYLEKLKAIIQYTEVSDCKMEEGSLRCDANISLRPVGQEEFGTKTELKNLNSFAFVQKGLEYEEKRQEKVLRSGGVIEQETRRYDEASKKTILMRVKEGSDDYRYFPEPDLVELYIDEEWKERIRASIPELPDARRKRYIEDLGLPAYDAQVLTMTKEMSDFFEQTLVAGAEAKQASNWIMGEVAAYLNAEGKELTDVALTPEGLAGMIKLIENGTISSKIAKQVFKELIENGGDAEKIVKDKGLVQISDDETLRKFVTEALDNNPQSIDDFKNGKQKAIGFLVGQIMKATKGQANPPMVNKLLMEEIQKR; the protein is encoded by the coding sequence ATGGAATTTGAAACGGTCATTGGACTTGAGGTCCATGTTGAATTAAAAACAGACTCAAAAATCTTTTCAAGTGCACCAAACCATTTTGGAGCGGATCCGAATACGAATACAACAGTGGTTGAGCTAGGCTATCCAGGAGTTCTCCCTGTTTTAAACAAAAAGGTAGTCGACTTCGCAATGAAGGCTTGTATGGCGCTAAACTGTGAAGTAGCAACTGAAACGAAATTCGATCGTAAAAATTATTTTTATCCAGATAATCCAAAGGCATACCAAATCTCACAATTTGATAAGCCAATTGGGGAAAATGGCTATATTGATATTGAAGTGAACGGAGAAACGAAGCGTATTGGAATTACACGTATCCACATGGAAGAGGATGCGGGGAAACTCATTCACTCAAACGATGGCTACTCTTTAGTTGACTTAAATCGTCAAGGAACGCCACTTATTGAAATCGTATCCGAGCCAGATATTCGTACACCAGAAGAAGCCTATGCTTATTTAGAAAAGCTAAAGGCAATTATCCAATATACAGAGGTTTCCGATTGTAAAATGGAGGAAGGCTCACTTCGTTGTGATGCCAATATTTCCTTACGTCCTGTTGGACAAGAAGAATTCGGGACAAAAACGGAGCTCAAGAACTTAAACTCTTTTGCCTTTGTTCAAAAAGGTCTTGAATATGAAGAAAAGCGTCAAGAAAAGGTTCTTCGTTCAGGCGGAGTGATTGAGCAGGAAACTCGTCGTTATGATGAAGCGTCGAAAAAGACCATTCTTATGCGTGTAAAAGAGGGCTCTGATGATTATCGTTATTTCCCAGAGCCAGATCTTGTAGAGCTTTACATTGATGAAGAGTGGAAGGAAAGAATCCGCGCGTCAATCCCTGAGCTTCCAGATGCACGTCGTAAACGCTACATTGAGGATCTTGGCTTGCCTGCATACGATGCACAAGTATTAACAATGACAAAGGAAATGTCTGATTTCTTTGAGCAAACATTGGTAGCTGGTGCAGAAGCAAAGCAAGCATCGAACTGGATTATGGGTGAGGTAGCAGCATACTTGAATGCAGAAGGTAAAGAATTAACTGACGTTGCGTTAACACCAGAAGGACTAGCGGGTATGATCAAGCTAATCGAAAACGGAACCATTTCATCTAAAATCGCCAAACAAGTTTTCAAAGAATTAATTGAAAACGGGGGCGACGCAGAGAAAATCGTGAAGGATAAAGGATTAGTTCAAATTTCTGATGACGAAACACTACGTAAATTCGTAACAGAAGCGCTAGACAACAACCCACAATCGATCGATGATTTCAAAAACGGGAAGCAAAAGGCAATTGGCTTCTTAGTTGGTCAAATTATGAAGGCGACAAAGGGACAA
- the gatA gene encoding Asp-tRNA(Asn)/Glu-tRNA(Gln) amidotransferase subunit GatA: protein MELFDRKISELKELLHKKEITVSDLVDTSYKRIQEVDDKVGAFLTLNEEDARTYAKELDEALDQRNEFGLLFGMPIGVKDNIVTKNLRTTCASKILENFDPVYDATVVKHLQTAEAVTIGKLNMDEFAMGSSTENSGFKPTRNPWNLDTVPGGSSGGSAAAVAAGEVLFSLGSDTGGSIRQPAAYCGVVGLKPTYGRVSRFGLVAFASSLDQIGPITRNVEDNAYLLQAITGVDEMDSTSANVEVPDFLSSLTGDVKGLKIAVPKEYLGEGVDEAVKQSVLDSLKVLEGLGATWEEVSLPHSKYALATYYLISSSEASANLARFDGVRYGYRSDNAENLLELYKQSRAEGFGNEVKRRIMLGTYALSSGYYDAYYKKAQKVRTLIKQDFDNVFEKYDVIIGPTTPTPAFKIGENVKDPLTMYANDILTIPVNLAGVPGISVPCGLSNGLPLGLQIIGKHFDESTIYRVAHAFEQATEHHKLKPEL from the coding sequence GTGGAGCTTTTTGATCGTAAAATATCAGAATTAAAAGAACTTTTACATAAAAAAGAAATTACGGTTTCTGATTTAGTCGATACGTCTTACAAAAGAATTCAAGAGGTTGACGACAAGGTTGGAGCATTTTTAACATTAAATGAAGAAGACGCACGTACATATGCTAAAGAATTGGATGAGGCGTTAGATCAACGTAACGAATTTGGCTTGCTTTTTGGTATGCCTATTGGTGTGAAGGACAATATCGTCACGAAAAATCTCCGTACGACATGTGCGAGTAAAATCCTAGAAAACTTTGACCCAGTTTATGATGCGACAGTGGTTAAGCACCTGCAAACTGCAGAGGCAGTCACAATTGGTAAATTAAATATGGATGAGTTTGCGATGGGATCTTCGACTGAAAACTCTGGATTCAAGCCAACGAGAAACCCTTGGAACCTAGATACTGTTCCTGGTGGATCAAGTGGTGGTTCAGCAGCGGCAGTAGCAGCTGGAGAGGTTCTTTTCTCTTTAGGCTCTGATACAGGTGGTTCAATTCGTCAGCCTGCAGCCTATTGTGGAGTAGTCGGATTAAAGCCTACATATGGCCGTGTGTCACGTTTCGGACTTGTTGCCTTTGCGTCTTCTTTAGACCAAATCGGACCAATCACTCGAAATGTAGAGGACAACGCGTACTTACTTCAAGCAATTACTGGTGTGGATGAAATGGATTCCACTTCTGCAAACGTGGAAGTACCAGACTTTTTATCTTCTTTAACTGGCGATGTGAAAGGACTGAAAATCGCTGTTCCGAAAGAATATTTAGGTGAAGGTGTAGATGAGGCGGTTAAGCAATCTGTTCTGGATTCACTAAAGGTATTAGAAGGACTAGGAGCAACATGGGAAGAGGTTTCACTCCCTCACTCTAAATATGCTCTTGCTACGTATTATTTAATTTCTTCGTCTGAAGCATCAGCGAACTTGGCTCGTTTTGATGGTGTACGCTATGGCTACCGTTCAGACAATGCAGAAAATCTTTTAGAGCTATACAAGCAAAGTCGTGCAGAGGGCTTCGGTAACGAAGTAAAACGTCGTATTATGCTTGGTACGTATGCCCTTAGCTCTGGCTATTATGATGCGTATTACAAAAAAGCTCAAAAGGTTCGTACATTAATTAAGCAGGATTTTGATAACGTTTTTGAAAAATACGATGTAATCATTGGACCAACAACTCCAACACCAGCATTTAAAATTGGTGAAAACGTGAAGGATCCATTAACTATGTATGCAAATGATATTTTAACCATTCCAGTAAACTTAGCGGGCGTACCAGGAATTTCTGTTCCATGTGGCTTATCAAACGGTCTACCACTAGGCTTACAAATTATCGGAAAGCATTTCGATGAAAGCACCATTTATCGTGTTGCGCATGCATTCGAGCAAGCAACAGAACATCATAAACTAAAACCTGAACTGTAA